A stretch of the Ostrea edulis chromosome 9, xbOstEdul1.1, whole genome shotgun sequence genome encodes the following:
- the LOC125657639 gene encoding uncharacterized protein LOC125657639 isoform X2: MASPFCKRFVRNHVIAGFIEHGCEDDSALNESMKAKKGRCRLSPNEEARLMKEENEKRRRLRLQQVREQSNRNAARIRQAVKQEKNKQLQKIASSLQDELEREKEEKIRHLENQYENSLRSIGQGHREASEQVDVEEERYLIQQESNRRADTRYKQALEKQRREQMFQEYEQKYQIIVRQTALEAEKERAKTIAALPPPPKDPVLELEQPERKPVKMTDIDNFTTTHYHIKEEYAVDKVKPGEQEDARVAAEEEEIRTKEMDLEKVCLYNDRLSRARVRHNNALEKELLSHDYNQILHDLSDLQRADRDRRQKVVANIPKQVFEPPHRRLEDRDERQKNMEEAFEDLYMADTNYMGDLSLALDPHPPPDTPTATESLETSVLTDNTPLQQPPVSRVPTILKDTSNIQKTQDDSLHKQPEKVLKKLMDRIKTQRQEWMSKSMQEVPDDGATMTTHPIHQVLSGKSTAPTLSEYSLSEQGSPGIENVEPAKVIQPQKSQRQHPQQNFQERTQSGQGEPVKQVEVPGFGVQNARTVEDILEQQKQIEPLLDLMAIGTHAAEQKRLLEKKLQELNKRQQQLNTSVGGDMSHDQEMTTVNGQVYLQRQGLVAPRSSSMHPQPAQPPKSQNTSAPPPFQNGQYLNGAFHTSQGYTFPPTGGQPLLNGQASLSGPKWAEPPQSNRSQVSMSSVSHSWMEPPSLSQYTIPSSSSLPNIQAAPPSSHFPAPPVMTVTTAASIQPHLSTSQPPLTRSEAPGTFITPSLPIPSTVSMSMPTQSQLQAEHMRKVKEYQQQLLLKHEQSKRVLAETRAEIERRRQELLQRFPQLEFKSPVDGSVSQKEQNGFSDGIQVANQGDPKLLTSTTLSPNKAAMTSLLSQLASNPYYSARLSEPAAEQPSEAKAENGKNKFQKVRKSLAFDADDTLHETPGKPGQSPLYQPSPGSTTANETTDLNDTTMSSSTERGSPALPGRRSGLSTTSESDHSQLSTARNDLFEQRQQELRRQLEAIQRQKEEILQRHQVVQRKLPPQQLSQPEDRHLDYEEITEMESSDDQSALVDKTGQRLVPLPFKKTTVLGDHRPHELSTIQEVETSPSSARYSGVAASSRHSLSSTERSSASRNSTENYQRPTQAEPAVVSVTAGRPVTDTGYQTAQLDEVMARASEFTPGILDRLKQKTNDVFYNLGDEDSAESYKQLNFTPDSLSTGPLDELDVSSTLSTTPGSNFVVTPGSEKLSGVQNPAAMAGQYDSTNDSVYSSKSWADEFLSFHKLQAERASLESQSKSVKESLDSNAPRKAPVDRSYNVVHMSQDKFSPEFAKVGSDMDLSQYPMSETSDKSDRGGVSPAGRLESELSQYPISSEVSPGSQDNERTNRTSPQDKDSELNQASLTSTTESTSSYMDLKMDSNLLGTREFDFIGHSRVQIIPDNSRGEFASPDGQSYNISGKVDYASTPNHKSVPPSTKRLSQISQFTTSPEETEIQAGSARFPQPGGHFQGLPHMDDSEHQPLVHPLVFTKVSGPSGLPSVTEVRESQTSDQSNRSDSNFLSKLPDESSLSQFTVTTTDQSSKDDLSLTQITVNTESPSKALGSLSQFSFKSSPDVHAKTDSSLSQYSVESPGAQNMSDKSMKNTSSSTSQDEEDESFVAKKFANLDQLIQESRDLITKHKQLITKNKEISSSGSGGVPSSFTTPSGDPSGFTTPEVQNETVPDSFGRSNTHYTGLESTGDLSTGSQISCLESSSFQQLTRESGITDDPDLTLLSVTSDIAEQTEEITGEITHRSDGTSGGDSILSFEQHEQSLRSSPDREFNDNYFQDLAVPRSNDTNNAFRPVPTVQRDAGDENVFRAVPVMVSPTLALSMKFSSSQDIMFNKPPVSWSKELEEDEKNVDVKPKRNSDPLISKVQEQRAELEKTATEAKQKVQKASGLNRALLPRSGGPGATTQAKTGTKATKESNKPNPMSLGQFISSRKEGASLMGKKSDNKPVPQPKPQRPGAGSVNGGTGMSKTLSSWKKSRGVKSTVPPPTRSSDLPSTSSKSFPSQKPVSSQSSEDRMYERNIRAYNPRLFRLQNRIAHQENQLSKSEDDKRKSSTHTEKVKEFQKLPDNFHSLFIIDLQKLSVETTRKHDEKADDEETPF; this comes from the exons GTGGATGTGGAGGAGGAGCGATATTTGATACAGCAGGAATCGAACAGGCGAGCAGATACACGATATAAACAGGCCCTGGAGAAACAGCGACGTGAGCAGATGTTCCAGGAGTACGAACAGAAGTACCAGATTATCGTCAG ACAAACAGCATTAGAAGCAGAGAAGGAAAGAGCCAAAACTATAGCTGCCTTACCACCTCCTCCTAAAGACCCAGTGCTGGAACTGGAACAGCCAGAGA GGAAGCCTGTTAAAATGACTGACATTGATAACTTCACCACCACTCACTATCACATTAAGGAGGAGTATGCAGTCGATAAGGTCAAGCCCGGTGAACAG GAAGACGCCAGAGTGGCAGCAGAAGAGGAGGAAATCAGAACAAAAGAAATGGACCTGGAAAAAGTCTGTCTCTATAACGACCGCCTGTCTCGGGCCAGAGTGAGGCACAATAACGCTCTAGAGAAGGAGCTCCTATCTCAC GACTATAATCAGATTCTACATGACCTCAGTGACCTCCAGAGAGCCGACAGGGATAGAAGACAAAAGGTGGTGGCTAATATCCCG AAGCAAGTGTTTGAACCTCCACACCGACGCCTGGAGGACAGAGATGAACGTCAGAAAAACATGGAGGAAGCTTTTGAAGACCTGTACATGGCTGACACAA attaCATGGGTGACCTGAGCCTTGCACTAGACCCTCACCCTCCCCCAGACACGCCGACAGCCACAGAGTCTCTGGAAACTTCGGTCCTGACGGACAATACTCCCCTTCAGCAGCCCCCGGTCTCCAGGGTGCCAACCATACTGAAGGACACCTCAAATATTCAGAAAACGCAGGATGACAGTTTACATAAACAGCCAG AGAAGGTTCTGAAGAAGCTGATGGACAGGATCAAAACCCAGAGACAGGAATGGATGTCAAAATCCATGCAGGAAGTTCCTGATGATGGTGCAACCATGACGACACATCCTATTCACCAAGTGTTGTCAGGAAAAAGCACAG CGCCTACACTGTCAGAATACTCACTCTCAGAACAAGGATCACCTGGTATTGAAAATGTAGAACCTGCCAAGGTCATTCAGCCTCAGAAGTCGCAAAGACAACACCCACAACAGAATTTTCAGGAGAGAACCCAGTCTGGACAGGGAGAACCAGTTAAACAG GTTGAAGTTCCGGGGTTTGGTGTACAGAATGCTCGCACTGTAGAAGACATCTTGGAACAACAAAAGCAGATAGA GCCGTTGTTAGATCTAATGGCCATTGGTACACATGCAGC GGAACAGAAAAGACTACTAGAGAAGAAACTGCAAGAACTGAACAAAAGGCAACAGCAGCTCAACACATCAGTGGGAGGAGACATGTCACATGACCAAGAAATGACTACTGTAAACGGACAGGTTTATCTGCAACGCCAGGGACTGGTGGCACCAAGATCAAGCAGTATGCATCCGCAACCTGCCCAACCCCCCAAGTCACAAAACACCTCTGCACCACCGCCATTTCAAAATGGACAGTATTTAAATGGAGCGTTCCATACATCTCAAGGTTATACATTTCCACCGACAGGTGGGCAACCTTTGTTGAATGGGCAGGCTTCACTAAGTGGGCCAAAGTGGGCAGAGCCACCTCAGTCAAATCGTTCACAGGTTTCTATGTCATCTGTGTCCCACAGCTGGATGGAGCCCCCATCTCTCTCACAGTACACCATCCCATCCAGTTCATCCTTACCAAACATCCAGGCAGCACCGCCATCTTCACACTTTCCTGCACCTCCTGTTATGACTGTAACAACTGCTGCTTCCATCCAAcctcacctgagtactagtcaGCCTCCTCTGACACGTTCAGAGGCACCTGGTACTTTTATCACCCCTTCACTGCCAATTCCTTCCACAGTCTCCATGTCCATGCCAACACAATCACAACTACAGGCAGAGCACATGAGGAAAGTGAAAGAGTATCAGCAACAACTCCTACTCAAACATGAACAGAGTAAACGAGTCCTGGCGGAAACCAGGGCAGAAATCGAAAGACGCCGACAGGAACTTCTGCAGCGgtttcctcaattggaattcaAGTCTCCAGTGGATGGATCAGTGAGTCAGAAAGAACAGAATGGATTCAGTGACGGTATTCAAGTCGCTAATCAAGGGGATCCCAAACTTCTGACCTCCACTACATTGTCTCCAAACAAAGCAGCCATGACGTCTCTCCTGTCCCAGTTAGCAAGCAATCCGTACTACTCTGCCCGACTGTCAGAACCTGCAGCAGAACAGCCGTCAGAAGCCAAAGCCgagaatggaaaaaataaatttcaaaaagtgAGAAAGTCCTTGGCCTTTGATGCTGATGATACTCTACATGAAACACCTGGGAAACCCGGGCAATCACCACTGTATCAACCAAGCCCGGGCTCAACCACTGCAAATGAAACAACAGACCTAAACGACACCACTATGTCCTCTTCAACAGAGAGGGGGAGTCCAGCATTGCCTGGGAGGAGGTCGGGTTTATCCACTACATCTGAGTCGGATCATTCCCAACTGAGTACTGCAAGAAACGATTTGTTCGAACAACGACAGCAAGAGTTACGGCGACAGCTGGAGGCCATACAGAGGCAGAAGGAAGAGATTTTACAGCGCCACCAAGTGGTACAGAGAAAATTGCCGCCTCAGCAACTGTCACAACCTGAAGATCGTCATCTAGACTATGAGG AAATCACTGAGATGGAGTCCTCTGATGACCAATCGGCATTGGTTGATAAGACAGGTCAAAGGTTAGTCCCACTTCCCTTTAAAAAGACTACTGTACTGGGAGATCACAGGCCTCATGAACTAAGTACCATTCAG GAAGTTGAGACTTCGCCATCCAGTGCTAGGTACTCAGGGGTAGCAGCATCAAGTCGCCATAGTTTGTCCTCCACGGAGAGGAGCTCAGCGTCACGAAATTCCACAGAAAACTACCAGCGACCCACTCAGGCAGAGCCAGCAGTAGTGTCTGTCACAGCTGGCCGGCCAGTCACTGACACTGGATATCAGACGGCACAGCTGGACGAGGTGATGGCCAGGGCCTCCGAGTTCACCCCCGGCATACTGGACAGGCTGAAGCAGAAGACTAATGACGTGTTTTATAATCTGGGGGATGAGGACTCAGCTGAATCATATAAACAGTTGAACTTCACACCTGATTCCCTTTCTACTG GTCCCTTGGATGAATTGGATGTGTCTTCCACTCTCTCTACAACGCCTGGATCCAACTTTGTGGTAACGCCCGGATCTGAAAAGTTGTCTGGAGTACAGAATCCTGCTGCAATGGCTGGACAGTATGACAGCACAAATGATTCTGTCTACAGTTCTAAATCTTGGGCAGATGAATTCTTGTCATTTCATAAACTTCAAGCGGAGAGAGCCTCCCTGGAATCACAATCTAAGTCTGTTAAAGAGTCTTTGGACAGTAACGCGCCTCGCAAGGCACCTGTAGACAGAAGTTACAATGTAGTACATATGAGCCAGGATAAATTTTCTCCAGAATTTGCCAAGGTCGGATCTGATATGGATCTGTCACAGTATCCCATGTCAGAGACCAGTGATAAATCAGACCGTGGCGGCGTGTCTCCTGCAGGCAGACTGGAGTCGGAACTGTCTCAGTACCCGATATCTTCTGAGGTTTCCCCGGGCAGTCAAGACAATGAGAGAACCAACAGAACGTCTCCTCAAGACAAGGATAGTGAACTTAATCAAGCAAGTCTGACATCGACTACGGAAAGCACCAGCAGCTACATGGATCTGAAAATGGATAGCAACTTACTAGGGACCAGGGAGTTTGATTTTATTGGGCACAGTCGAGTTCAGATAATTCCTGATAACAGCCGAGGAGAATTTGCTTCACCAGACGGTCAGTCTTACAATATCAGTGGTAAAGTGGACTATGCCAGTACCCCAAACCACAAATCAGTGCCACCCTCCACAAAGAGACTTTCACAAATTTCTCAGTTCACAACCTCTCCAGAAGAGACAGAAATTCAGGCAGGATCGGCAAGGTTCCCCCAGCCAGGTGGACATTTTCAAGGTCTGCCTCACATGGATGACTCCGAGCATCAACCACTTGTCCACCCTCTGGTCTTTACCAAAGTTTCCGGTCCTAGTGGTCTTCCTAGTGTGACGGAGGTCAGAGAGAGTCAAACATCAGACCAGAGTAACCGATCAGATAGTAATTTCCTCTCCAAGCTGCCCGACGAATCGTCTCTCAGTCAGTTCACCGTGACGACCACGGACCAGTCATCTAAGGACGACCTCTCGTTAACTCAGATAACAGTGAACACAGAATCTCCATCAAAGGCACTGGGATCCCTCTCCCAGTTCTCCTTCAAGTCTAGTCCTGACGTTCATGCTAAAACGGATTCTTCTTTGAGTCAATACAGTGTGGAAAGTCCTGGGGCTCAAAACATGTCTGACAAATCAATGAAGAACACCTCATCTTCCACTAGCCAAGACGAGGAAGATGAAAGTTTTGTAGCTAAAAAGTTTGCCAATTTAGACCAGTTAATTCAAGAATCACGAGACTTAATAACCAAACATAAACAACTGATCACAAAGAATAAGGAGATTAGTTCATCGGGTTCAGGCGGTGTTCCCAGCAGTTTCACAACTCCAAGTGGTGATCCCAGTGGTTTCACAACCCCAGAGGTTCAGAACGAGACCGTGCCAGACAGCTTTGGTAGGAGCAATACACACTACACAGGACTAGAAAGCACTGGGGATCTCAGCACTGGAAGTCAGATAAGCTGTTTAGAAAGCAGCAGTTTTCAACAG CTGACGAGGGAGAGTGGTATTACGGATGACCCCGACCTGACCTTGCTATCTGTGACCTCTGACATTGCTGAGCAGACTGAAGAAATTACCGGAGAAATAACTCACCGATCGGATGGAACCAGTGGGGGAGACTCTATCTTGTCTTTCGAGCAACATGAACAGAGTTTGAGAAGTTCTCCAGACAGAGAATTCAACGACAACTACTTTCAAGATTTAGCAG TACCCCGAAGCAATGACACGAACAATGCATTCCGTCCTGTCCCTACTGTCCAGAGAGATGCTGGGGATGAGAATGTCTTTCGAGCTGTGCCAGTTATGGTCAGTCCAACCCTCGCTCTGTCCATGAAGTTCAGTAGTTCTCAGGACATTATGTTCAACAAACCTCCAGTGTCATGGTCAAAGGAGCTGGAAGAAGACGAGAAAAATGTGGACGTGAAACCTAAACGTAACTCAGACCCTCTCATCAGCAAAGTCCAAGAGCAGAGAGCTGAGCTTGAAAAGACAGCCACAGAAGCAAAACAGAAAGTACAGAAGGCCTCAGGACTAAACAGGGCACTGCTGCCTCGATCTGGAGGACCAGGGGCAACAACTCAAGCAAAGACAGGAACTAAGGCAACAAAAGAGAGCAACAAACCAAATCCCATGAGTTTAGGTCAGTTTATATCCTCCAGGAAAGAGGGTGCTTCCTTAATGGGGAAGAAGTCAGATAATAAGCCTGTTCCTCAACCAAAACCACAGAGACCCGGAGCAGGAAGTGTGAATGGGGGCACAGGCATGTCTAAAACCCTGTCTTCGTGGAAGAAGAGTCGCGGAGTCAAGTCCACAG TTCCACCCCCCACCAGATCCAGCGATCTTCCATCTACCTCCTCCAAATCATTTCCGTCACAGAAACCCGTCAGTTCCCAAAGTTCAGAGGACAGGATGTATGAACGTAACATCAG